Genomic segment of Methanobrevibacter woesei:
AAGCAATTTTACATGCATCAAAGCCTAAAATTAAACCTCCACCAGTTGTAGGCTTTATTTCACAGGCTGCATCACCTACCAAAATCCCTCTTTTTTCAACTAATTTATGATTTTGACTAAAAATAGGGATTGCTCCTTTATATTTTTCTAATAGTGAAATATCTTTATTTTTAAAGTTATTTTCTAAAAATGAATTAAGTATTTGATTTTGCTGTTTATAATCATGATTTGAAAATAATCCTATTCTAAATAGATTATCTTCTGTAGGAATAATCCATAAAAACCCCGGAAAAATATCTTGATGAACATAAGTATCTACATAATCACTAAAATCTTCATTATTTGCTTGCCTATAACTGTTAATAGCTTCATCTGAAATTTTAACAAGCAACTGAGATGCATTAAATGTTTCAGGTGCATTTCCAAAAGATTTTGATACTTCAGATTTATAACCATCTGCACCAACAACAATTTTAGAAGATATTCTCTCATTATTGGCAAAAGTTATGATTCCATTATCTAAATCAACACCAGTAACTTTTTGATTTATAAATTGAACACCATTGTTAATAGCCCTTTTAAAAAGAAATTGATCATATGCAACACGATCTATTACATATGCAGCATCTTCTTCTTTTTGAACTTTTAAAATATTATTATCTGTATGTAAATAGGCTCCTTTAACTTTATTTATAATCAGTTCTTCAGGAATTTCATTAAAATTTATAATTGCCCTATTTACAATCCCTGCACATTGAAGAGGATAACCTATATTCTTCTTTTTATCAATAATGCAGATTTTTAAATTGTTATTAGAAGATAAATAATATGCTAAAGTAGACCCAATTGGTCCAGCACCTACAATAGCTATATCAAAATCCATGTTATACCTCAAGAAAAATTATTTTTTAAATTTATCAAAATGTCTTTGAACAATAGTGTTTCTATCATCAAAAGATTTATTTTTAGATTCTTTTTTAGAAAAATCATCCCTATTTTCTTCTAAATAATAATCCATTTCATCATAATCATTATAATAGGGTTCTGAATCTTCATATTCCTGATTATTATATTCCTCACTATAAGAGCTGGAATCATCATAATTATCATTATAACCTTCAAATTTATAAGAACCATCAAGATGCTTCATTGCACTATCAATATTCCTCTCTAAGTTATTATCTCCATCATAATACTCATAATCATATTTTTTATATTTTTTATGAGAGTTATTTTGATAATTTAAATCTTCAGGATAGTACTCATAATTATTTTGACCTTTTGAGTGATTTTGTTCCTTGTAATAATCATTAGCAGAAGAATATCCTCTTTCATATTTATTATCATATTGAGGTTCTTCATAATAATTTTCAGAATATTGGCGTTCATCATAATAATTATCTGGAATCTCTTCATTCATGTAAGGCCTGTATTCATCAGCATTATAACCTTCCTCTTCAAAAAGATTTCTGGGAGGATTATTCCTTTTATTGAACCTGGATTTATGTTTTTTAGAGGATTTTCTAAGGTTTCTAGGAGGCTGTTCTCCATATTGATTATTAAAATCATTGAATCCCCTATCATTAAATCTGAATCTGTTCATCTCATCAAATAGAATTTCTTCAACTTCACCAGGAGATGAAATATTGGCTATTTCCATTTGATTATTATCATATGCACTGAAAATACTTACAGTTCCAATATTTAAAAGCCTTTCAATAATATTTTGAGAAGTGTTGATATCCTGAATAGTATTATAGGGCATATAACTTTTTTTTGTGTTTAATAAACCTTTTTTAACAATGATTCTTCTATCAGTCAAGGTATAAGAAATAGAATACCATGAAAGCAGTTGCCATATAATATACAAAATAAGTATAAAAATAATTACAAAAAGTGCAATGGCAGTGTAATGGGTTAAACCAACATTAATATAAGAAATTAAGTAAACCTGCATATTTCCAATGTAAGAAATTACTGGAGATGCAACTGATAAAATAATAATTAATAAAATAATACCTAAAATAGCTTTTTTACAGCCTAAAATCATATTAGGTCTTGTTTCATAGATAATCCTTTCATTAGCTATTTTATCATTTTTATTAAACAACATAATTGTATATATTAGTTAACTTTATAATAAAGTTTTATGAAAAAAAGTAAATTTGAAAAATAAGCCTCAGCTCGCCCATCATTCATCACATATCAGAGCTCATAGGGTTCATCATTGGCTTATTTTATAGTATAAATATTTATTAACTTATCCAAACATTACCCCAGCTTCTTCTGGGAAGTTATCTTGATTTGAATCAACAACTTTATCAACAGCGTCCATAAAGTCAGCAACAGTTACTTTATCACGTTTTTCACGGATTGCAAACATACCTGCTTCAGTACAAACTGCTTTCAAATCAGCTCCAGAGAGACCGTCAGTTAATGAAGATAGTACATCAAGATCTGCTTCTTCATCTAAAGCCATTTTTTCTGTATGGATTTTTAAGATTTCTTTTCTTCCTTCATCATTAGGTAATGGAACTTCAATAAACCTGTCAAAACGTCCTGGTCTTAAAAGTGCAGGATCTAAAATATCTGGCCTATTAGTAGCACCGATAATTCCAATATCACCACGAGATTCAAATCCATCAAGTTCGGCTAATAGCTGCATTAAAGTTCTTTGAACTTCTCTATCTCCACTGGTTGAACTTTTAAGTCTTTTAGCTGCAACTGCATCAAGTTCATCAATGAATATAATAGCTGGTGCCTTTTCTTTTGCAAGCTCAAATACTTCACGAACAAGCCTTGCACCTTCACCAATATATTTTTTAACAAATTCAGATGCCACAATTTTAATAAAAGTAGCATTAGTTTCATTTGCTACAGCTTTAGCTAATAAAGTTTTACCAGTTCCTGGAGGTCCATATAATAAGATACCTTTTGGAGGGTCAATACCTATTTTTTCAAATAATTCTGGTTCTTTAAGAGGTAACTCTACAGTTTCTTTTACCTCTACAATTTGATCTTCAAGACCTCCAATGGTCTCATAAGTAACATCAGGTTTTGTTTCAATTTCCATACCTGAAACATTTTTATCTTTCTCTGATGGTAAAATTTCAACAATACCAAATGTTTGTTGATTTAAAGCAACCCTTGAACCTGGTACTAACAATTTTTCATCTAAAAATTTAGAGTATTTAACTAAAAAGCTTGGACCAGTGCTGCTTTTAACTGTCATTCTATTATCATCAAGGATTTCAGTAATAGTAGCTAATACAAGTGGAGGAGATCTAAATCTTTCTACTTCAGCTCTTAAAGATTTTGCTTCTCTTTCTAACCTAATTTTTTCATTTTCAATTAGAACTTTATCTTTTTCTAATTTTCTAACCTTCCACATTAGGTTACTTTTAGTACGAGCATTTTCATCTTTTAATGAGCTAATCTCGTCCCTCATTGAATCAATTTCATCAATTAAATCTTTTTTAGAAGAATTTTCCAAATTATTCTCTAAAATTTGGTTTTCTTCTACATCAATGTTATCTTCCATATAATCATCTCGAAATAATGATTTACAATAAATTTATTTAATTCAACTTTAATAACCATTAGTTATTTTAACTATTTAAAGTTATTTATTTTAATCATAACAAACAAAATACAAAATAAGTTATAAGTGAACCTTATAATAAATATTATGGTAACCTTTAAATGCCAAATTTAAATAATAATATCTAATAAAATATTTATTAACAAATTATAAAAAATGATTCATATGGAATGCGAAATTTGTGGAAAACCCGTTTCAGACAACCCAAAAAGAACAAAAATCGATGGTTCTGTAATGATAGTTTGTAATGAGTGTGCCAAATTCGGTAGAATTCAAAAAGCACCTCCTAAATCAAAATTTATAAAAACTAATAAAAAAGGTAAAAAACAACAGAATACCAAAAAACGTAACACAAGAGAAGAACCAACTGAAGAACTAATTGAAAACTACAACACAACAATTAGAAACAAAAGAGAATCTAAAAATTGGTCTAGAGAACAGTTAGGGCAAGCAATAAATGAAAAAGTATCTGTAATAACACGTATCGAATCTGGAAAAATGATTCCTGATATAAAATTAACTAAAAAACTAGAAAAAGCTTTAGATTTAACATTACTTGAAAAAACTGGAGAAATAGACTTAACTCAATTCCAAGGAAGTGATTCTGGAAAATTAACCCTTGGAAGCATAGTAAAAATTAAGAAAAAATAGCTATTTATGTGAATAGCTATTTAATTTTTTATTATCAATAACTTTAACTTCACCTTTTGTTTTATAATCCTTCATACCACTATTTTTTGCTTTGTGAGAATAATAACCTGAAAAATCAGGAGCTCTCTCTAATTTAAGTTTTAATTTATCATAAGCATCATATTCATCACTTACAATAACAACATGTGCTGGTGGATGAATTTTCTTAATCTGCATAATACTTAAAGTTGTATCTTCTTTAATAAAAAAAGCAGTCGCAACTTTAGATTTAGTTTTAAGTTTAGAATGTAAAATACCTTCAACTAATTTATCTGCAAATCTAGAATCGATCATTTTTGGTTTACATGCTAAATTTAAGTTACCATGCCTTTCCATATCTGCAATTGCATTAAGTAACTTTGAATTGTTTTCTCCTCTTATTAAGACTAATGCCATACAAATCCCTATTTAAAAATAAAAAAGATAGGTGAATAATTCACCGTTCTTGGAATGATTTAAGTAATCTACTTCTAAATACAACAAGCAATATTAAAATAATACCAATTACTGTCTGTATACTTCCTAAAATATTTAATACCATTGAATCGACAGGTAAATCCCATGATGGTGAAGTCCTATCTCCAAGCAAAGCAGTGAAATAAACACCAACAGCTTTTGATTCCTCTTTAACATTGATATCTTTTGGTTCAACGAAGTCAACACCAACCAAAACACCACTATTAATCGCCCTATTAATAGAACTAGCAATAGCTGTTGCATCATATCCATTATTATTAACAGCTGCTTTAACAACTTCAGTGGTTGTTGAAGCTAAACCTGGTGCTTCACTACCATAAACAGAGACAGTAACTGAATCACTAGTAACTGTTAATGAATTACCTAATGCTTCATATGCATAAATTGTTGTCAGTTCACTACCACAAACAGGACATACATTATAATTCTCTGCTGATGGGAAACCTAATGCCCAACCACATTCCGAACATGATTTAGAATATTCTTGGTCCATAGGATACCCTGTTTCATTCATTTCACTTGGAGTGAACATATCTCCAGTAGATAAACCAGAAACTAAGTTTACTCCACCTCCACCATATTTCTCACCTGAATCTCTAGCTACTTCGCCCATAGCTTCTGCAAGAATAGTGGTTGCTGGATATCCATCCCTAATCATTTTTCCAATGTTAACTGCTGTTTCTTGACGAACACTGTCTGCAGTACCATACAATGGATTTCCTGCAGTATTTCTCAAGTGAATAATAGCTCCTTTTTGACCAGGTTCTAAAGTAGCTAATCCACCACTGTAAGGTGTTACAGTAATAGTAGAATTATCACCAGAGTCAACTGTGATAACATATGCATCAAAAGAACCACCAACAGCAGCACCCATATGTGGTCCACCTACTACAAGACGAGCTCCAGTATATCCACTTGCAACAGAAGCTGCAGAGGCTGCAGAAGCATTGTTTTGCAAACTAGCAAGTGCTTCAATAATAGAATCTAACCTTGTATCAGAACTACCAGTACCCCCTGATAGTACTACATACTGCCCTTCTTTGGACATTAAAAAGGTAGATTGAAACATATTCTCTGCAAAAGACATACTTCCTGCAGCTGCACCATTAGGATCTTCACCTGTAGGATCAGTAATTACAATAATGTTACAAGTAGCAGAAACACTATTCATACATAGCATAATGAGAATAAAAAATACAAATAACGCCTTATATTTCAAATTATCCCTCTATTTTGTGCTATTTTCCATTTCAACAGTTGAAAAGTCTTCAATAACCGTAACTGTTACAATACCTGTGTTTTTATCCACTTGGACATCTGCAGCAGAAATAGGTTGCACAGATGTTCCCGGAACCGTTGACCGTTCAGCCATATCTTGAGCCGTCTCAATAGCATCTAACAGAGATACCTCCCGTATAGATGTTTGTAAAATATCCCCATAGATGACACTACCATCTCTTAACCCAGACTGCATAACATTTGCTCTTATAGTATCAATAGGAACTATATCATTTCCTTTAACAATAATTCCGGAGATAGGAACACCATCACTAACTTCAGCAGATGATGCATATGCAACATAAGTTATTAAACGACCACAAAGAATTAACATAAACGCTAATAATAGAATGATTAACGTGTCTCTTCTAATCTTAATAAACATGTTTTATCATCTTCCTCAAATCCATTTAAATATCCATCAAAGAAAACAGATTATTAAATGGGAAAATAAATTACACTACTATATTAAAATAACATAATATTTAATGTTTCCCACAAAAAATAATAAAAAATAAAAATAGCTATTTAAAAAAAAAGTTGAAATAAAAAAATTATAAAATATCTTTTAATAGTTCCTCAGCAGGATCCATTCCTTGAGCTCCAATTAATAAAATAACATCTTTTTTATCTGCATTATCATAAGTGTCTTTTAATGCATCAAACAAGTTATCAAAATGGATAAAAGGAACATTGTTTTTATTTAATACATCGAAAAATACATCTCTTTCATCATCTTCAACAAAGTTAAGAGAATTG
This window contains:
- a CDS encoding geranylgeranyl reductase family protein codes for the protein MDFDIAIVGAGPIGSTLAYYLSSNNNLKICIIDKKKNIGYPLQCAGIVNRAIINFNEIPEELIINKVKGAYLHTDNNILKVQKEEDAAYVIDRVAYDQFLFKRAINNGVQFINQKVTGVDLDNGIITFANNERISSKIVVGADGYKSEVSKSFGNAPETFNASQLLVKISDEAINSYRQANNEDFSDYVDTYVHQDIFPGFLWIIPTEDNLFRIGLFSNHDYKQQNQILNSFLENNFKNKDISLLEKYKGAIPIFSQNHKLVEKRGILVGDAACEIKPTTGGGLILGFDACKIASDIIIKAINQDNIDLLKEYPKKFYKKYLKELKYQFKVQKTLNIFSNEDLDYFFIKLKENNCEQLISKYGDMDNQSVLVKEIIKRGLLFKIIPSFFIKKVSKIFGF
- a CDS encoding multiprotein bridging factor aMBF1; translated protein: MECEICGKPVSDNPKRTKIDGSVMIVCNECAKFGRIQKAPPKSKFIKTNKKGKKQQNTKKRNTREEPTEELIENYNTTIRNKRESKNWSREQLGQAINEKVSVITRIESGKMIPDIKLTKKLEKALDLTLLEKTGEIDLTQFQGSDSGKLTLGSIVKIKKK
- a CDS encoding proteasome-activating nucleotidase; protein product: MEDNIDVEENQILENNLENSSKKDLIDEIDSMRDEISSLKDENARTKSNLMWKVRKLEKDKVLIENEKIRLEREAKSLRAEVERFRSPPLVLATITEILDDNRMTVKSSTGPSFLVKYSKFLDEKLLVPGSRVALNQQTFGIVEILPSEKDKNVSGMEIETKPDVTYETIGGLEDQIVEVKETVELPLKEPELFEKIGIDPPKGILLYGPPGTGKTLLAKAVANETNATFIKIVASEFVKKYIGEGARLVREVFELAKEKAPAIIFIDELDAVAAKRLKSSTSGDREVQRTLMQLLAELDGFESRGDIGIIGATNRPDILDPALLRPGRFDRFIEVPLPNDEGRKEILKIHTEKMALDEEADLDVLSSLTDGLSGADLKAVCTEAGMFAIREKRDKVTVADFMDAVDKVVDSNQDNFPEEAGVMFG
- a CDS encoding PH domain-containing protein, giving the protein MLFNKNDKIANERIIYETRPNMILGCKKAILGIILLIIILSVASPVISYIGNMQVYLISYINVGLTHYTAIALFVIIFILILYIIWQLLSWYSISYTLTDRRIIVKKGLLNTKKSYMPYNTIQDINTSQNIIERLLNIGTVSIFSAYDNNQMEIANISSPGEVEEILFDEMNRFRFNDRGFNDFNNQYGEQPPRNLRKSSKKHKSRFNKRNNPPRNLFEEEGYNADEYRPYMNEEIPDNYYDERQYSENYYEEPQYDNKYERGYSSANDYYKEQNHSKGQNNYEYYPEDLNYQNNSHKKYKKYDYEYYDGDNNLERNIDSAMKHLDGSYKFEGYNDNYDDSSSYSEEYNNQEYEDSEPYYNDYDEMDYYLEENRDDFSKKESKNKSFDDRNTIVQRHFDKFKK
- a CDS encoding DUF356 domain-containing protein, encoding MALVLIRGENNSKLLNAIADMERHGNLNLACKPKMIDSRFADKLVEGILHSKLKTKSKVATAFFIKEDTTLSIMQIKKIHPPAHVVIVSDEYDAYDKLKLKLERAPDFSGYYSHKAKNSGMKDYKTKGEVKVIDNKKLNSYSHK